Proteins from a single region of Candidatus Puniceispirillum marinum IMCC1322:
- the coaBC gene encoding bifunctional phosphopantothenoylcysteine decarboxylase/phosphopantothenate--cysteine ligase CoaBC — protein sequence MPTARGKRIALIIGGGIAAYKALELTRRLQDHGCHVTGIMTRSAQQFITPLSLSALSGEKVYTDLFSLTDEAEMGHIRLARETDLVLVVPATANLMARAANGIADDLASTILLATTAPVMMAPAMNPAMWSHPATRENLARLKQRGVRFIGPDSGDTACGEAGEGRLSSPQDIVTNVCAALNTVKAPSENSQLPLAGKHALVTSGPTIEPIDSVRFIANHSSGKQGHAIAAALARQGATVTLVCGPVTIDPPLGVKLVSVDTAQQMYDACMAALPADIAVCAAAVADWRAQSPQDHKMKKQAADIMTLNLVKNPDILATLGHHQQRPDLLIGFAAETENLETNAQQKRKAKNCDWIVGNLVTTSSGADLSDDLVFGHDKNTIILVRDGTSEAWPQMPKTDIADKLVAAMITTLHQKSTLAPSDDREPADA from the coding sequence ATGCCTACGGCACGTGGCAAGCGCATTGCGCTGATTATCGGTGGTGGCATTGCGGCTTATAAAGCGCTCGAACTCACCCGCCGCCTGCAAGATCATGGCTGTCATGTCACCGGCATCATGACACGTTCGGCACAGCAATTCATCACCCCCCTCAGCCTGTCAGCCTTATCCGGTGAAAAGGTCTATACCGATCTGTTTTCGCTCACTGACGAAGCCGAGATGGGACATATCCGCCTTGCCCGTGAAACTGATCTGGTACTTGTTGTGCCCGCCACCGCCAATCTGATGGCGCGCGCCGCTAATGGCATTGCTGATGATCTGGCTTCAACAATTCTGCTGGCGACAACCGCACCGGTGATGATGGCACCCGCCATGAATCCGGCGATGTGGTCACATCCGGCAACCCGCGAAAATCTAGCACGCCTAAAGCAACGCGGCGTCCGCTTCATTGGCCCTGATAGCGGGGATACCGCTTGCGGCGAAGCGGGTGAGGGGCGTCTATCATCCCCACAGGATATTGTCACCAATGTCTGTGCGGCCCTAAATACGGTCAAAGCTCCATCCGAAAACAGCCAATTACCGCTAGCTGGCAAACATGCGCTTGTGACATCGGGGCCCACAATCGAGCCAATTGACTCAGTGCGTTTCATTGCCAATCATTCATCGGGCAAACAGGGACATGCGATCGCCGCCGCGCTGGCGCGTCAGGGCGCAACTGTCACCTTGGTTTGCGGGCCGGTGACTATCGATCCGCCGCTTGGGGTCAAACTGGTCAGCGTTGACACCGCCCAGCAGATGTATGATGCCTGCATGGCTGCCTTGCCTGCCGATATTGCGGTGTGTGCCGCCGCTGTCGCTGACTGGCGCGCGCAATCGCCACAGGATCATAAGATGAAAAAACAGGCAGCCGATATAATGACCCTCAATCTGGTCAAAAATCCCGATATTCTGGCTACCCTTGGTCATCATCAACAGCGCCCCGATCTGCTTATCGGCTTTGCCGCCGAAACCGAAAATCTCGAAACCAACGCCCAGCAAAAGCGCAAGGCCAAAAATTGTGACTGGATTGTTGGCAATCTGGTGACGACATCATCTGGTGCTGATCTATCCGATGATCTGGTTTTCGGGCATGATAAGAACACCATAATACTGGTGCGTGATGGCACCAGCGAGGCATGGCCACAAATGCCCAAGACCGATATTGCCGACAAACTTGTTGCCGCTATGATTACGACTTTGCACCAGAAATCGACACTGGCACCATCTGACGATAGGGAACCTGCCGATGCCTAA